Sequence from the Brevundimonas sp. SGAir0440 genome:
CGGGCAACGATTTTTCAACTAATTAGCCTGTTAATCTTGCAACTGAGGCGGGCGGGGGCCGGCCGATAGCGAAGAGGTTGTAACCTATGTTCGCGCGTAAACCGAAGTCGTCGGACATGCAGGACCGGCTGATCGATCTGGACGGCAAGATGGCCGCCATCGGTCGGTCCCAGGCGGTGATCGAGTTCAACCTGGACGGCACCATCATCGACGCCAACCAGAACCTTCTGGCCACGATGGGCTATAGTCTGGACGAGATCCGGGGCGCCCACCACAGGACATTCATGGATCCGGCCGAGGCGGCCTCGCCCGACTACGCCGCCTTCTGGCGCGAGCTTAACGCCGGTCAGTTCCTGGCGCGCAAGTTCCGGCGGCTGGCCAAGGGCGGGCGCGAGGTGTGGCTGCAGGCCTCCTACAATCCGGTGTTCGGCCCCGACGGGCGGCCGGTGAAGGTGATCAAACTGGCCATCGACATCACCGCCGACGAGCAGGAGGCCGCGCGCCGCGAGGCCGAACGGGTCGAGGCGGAAAGCGCCCAGACCCTGCTGGTCGACGCTCTGGCGGGGGTGCTGAACAAGCTGTCGGCCGGCGACCTGACCGCGCGGATTGATGCGCCGGTGAAGGGCGACCATGTGCGGGTGCGCGACGACTATAACGCCGCAGTCGAAAGCCTGCGCCAGACGATGGGCCAGGCGCTGCGGGCCGTGTCGGGTCTGAGGGGCGGGGTGGGCGAAATCTCCAGCGCGTCCGACGACCTGTCGCGCCGCACCGAACAGCAGGCCGCCAGTCTGGAAGAAACCGCCGCGGCGCTGGACCAGATCACCGCAACGGTGAAGCGCAGCGCAGACGGCGCCAAACAGGCCTCGGCTGCGGCCCTGGGCGCGCGCGCCGAGGCGGACCGGTCGGGCGAGGTCGTGCGCCAGGCGATCGCGGCGATGGACGGCATCAAGCGCAGCTCGACCCAGATCAGCGACATCATCGGCGTGATCGACGAGATCGCCTTCCAGACCAATCTCTTGGCCCTGAACGCCGGGGTCGAGGCGGCGCGGGCGGGCGAGGCGGGGCGCGGCTTCGCCGTCGTCGCCTCCGAAGTACGGGCTCTGGCGCAGCGCTCGGCGGAAGCCGCGAAGGAGATCAAGACGCTGATCACCACCTCGGGCCAGGAGGTGGCGCAAGGGGTCAAGCTGGTCGACGAGACCGGCGCGGCCCTGTCGGCGATCGCCGTCAAGGTGGCGGAGATGGACGCCCTGGTCAGCGAGATCGCCGCCTCGGCCCAGGAACAGGCGACGGGGCTGAGCCAGGTCAATACGGCCGTCAACCAGATGGACCAGGTGACCCAGCAGAACGCGGCCATGGTCGAACAGACGACCGCCGCCGCCATGAGCCTGAAGTCCGAGACCGAGCAACTGGCCCTGCTGGTCGAACGGTTCGAGACGGGCGAGGCGCCGGCACAGGCCCGCGTCCACGACCTGTCGCAGGCCGCCGCCCCCGTCCCCCTGGCCCGCGAACGCGCCCGCATCCGGGCCTTCGCCAGCGGCGGCGGCGCCGCGGCGGCGGCGGCATCGAACGCGGGCTGGGAAGAGTTCTGACCACCCCGCCTCCGCTCATCCCCGCGAAAGCGGGGACCCAGTCCTTTCGCATGGCAGGGTGCGTAGGATTGGCGGTGTGACCGAACTCAAACGATGAAACGCCCAAAGCGCTGGGTCCCCACTTTCGCGGGGATGAGCGGAATCTTTAAGCCGGTTCGATCTCAACGCGATCAGCCCGCGTCGTTGCGATGGCGCCGACCGAGGCGGCGACGATGGCGGCGATGGCGAGCCATTGCTGGCCGGTCAGATGCTCGTGCAGGATCACAAGCCCGGCCAGGGCGCCGACGGCCGGCTCGGCGCTGAGCACCACGCCGAAGGTGCGTTTGGGGATGCTGCGCAAGGCGATCATCTCCAGCGAATAGGGCAGGGCGCTGGAGAAGATCGCCACCGCCACGCCCGCCAGGATGATGGCGGGGTTCAGCAGGGCGGCGCCCGCATGGGCCACGCCGAACGGCACGACGACAAGGGCCGCCACGCTCATGCCCAGCGCCACCGACTGGCCGGCGTGCAGGTGCGACAGCCGCTTGCCGAAGACGATGTACAGCGCCCAGCACAGGCCGGCGAAGGCGGCCAGCGCCATGCCGACGGGATCCAGCGCGCCGGCCCCGGCCTTCAGCGGCAGCAGCAGGCCTAGCCCCACTACCGCCAGACCGATGCAGGCGAAATGGATGGGCTTCCTCGAATGGATCAGGGCCAGGGTCAGGGGCCCCATGAACTCGATGGCGATGGCCAGGCCCAGCGGAATGGTGCGCAGGGCCATGTAGAAGCTGAGGTTCATCGCCCCCAGCACGACGCCGTACAGCGCAATGCCGCCCAGATCCGCGCGGGTCAGGCGGAACCGCCAGGGCCGGAACACGGCGACCAGCAGAAGGGCCGAAATCCCGACGCGATAGGCCGAGGTCCCCTCCGCCCCGATCACCGGAAACAGCGTCTTGGCGAAGGAGGTGCCGCACGCCAGCGTCACCATGCCCGCAAACAGCGCCAGATAGGGGATCAGGCGCGCCGCCAGCGGCGAGTTCAAGTGGGTTTTCAGGGCCAGCGACGTCATGGCGTAAAGCTAGCGTAACGCCGCTTGCGCTTCCCGGCGATTTTCCGCTTGAATGCGACGGAAATCGTCACTGAAGGATCTATAATGACGAATTTCGTCACCCTCGACGATTTCGACCATAAGCTGCTGATGCGGGTCCGCCGCAACAATCTGGAGCCGGCGCGGGTGACGGCCGAGGCGGTGGGCCTGTCGGAATCCGCCGTCCTGCGCCGCCTGCGTCGCCTGCGGGCCGAGGGCGTCATCGCCGCCGACGTCGCCGTGATCGATCCCGCCCGGGTCGAGCCGCGCATCGTCCTGCATGTCCAGGTCGAGATGAACACCCAGGATCGTAAAGTCATGGAGGCGTTCCAGCGCGCCATGAAGGCCAGCCCCGAGGTCCAGGGTTGCTGGGACGTGACGGGCGAAACCGACTATCTGCTGACCGTCGCCGTCCGCTCCATGCAGGACTACGAAGCCTTCGGCATCCGCGAGCTGGTCCCCGAAAAGGGCGTGCGCGGCTTCAAGAGCATGATTGTCATCCGCGAAGTCGTCGGCTTCGACCCCGCCCGCGCCGTGCTGGAGCGCTAGGTCGCCGGGGCCTCGACCACCAGGATCGCGCCGACGCCCTGGGTTTTGTTCTCGATCGTGCCGCCGATCTGGCGGACCAGGCTGTCGATGACGCGCATGCCCAGACTGCGGTCGCTGCGGGCGGCGATCAAGTCGAAGCCCTTGCCCTGGTCCGCGACCGTGACGGTCAGGCGGCCGTCGGCGATGCGGCCGGTGACCGCAACGCCGCCGCCTTCGGGGCCATAGGCGTATTTGATCGCGTTGGTGACCAGCTCGTTGACGATCAGACCGAGCGGGATGGCGATGTCGGCGCCCAGCGGCGCGTCGGACGCCTCGCAGGTGACGACATGGCGGTCGCTGCCGGCGTCGATGGCCTCGCACAGCTGGCACAGGAAGTCGGACAGGATCACGGTCTGGACGTCGGCGCCGCGCCACAGCTGGTCGTGGACTTCGCTGATGGCCTGGATGCGCGATCCGGCCGTGGCCAGGGCGGCGCGCACCGCGTCGGAGGCCGCGCCGCGCGCCTGCATCGACAGCAGGCTGGAGACCAGGGACAGGCTGTTCTTGACCCGGTGGCTGACCTCGCGTGTCAGAAGGGCCTGATGTTCTATGGCGGCCAGAAGCCGCTGCTCGGTCTGCTGGCGGGCGATGGCGGCGCCGACGACGGCGGCGAAAGCGTCCAGGAACAGGGCGTCGCGGGCGTCGAACTGACCCTCGTCTGGACTGTCGACCTCCAGCACGCCCCAAGGTTCGCCGTCCAGCTCGGGCCGGATCAGGACGTTGATGGCGCGCCGCACCCCGTGGTCGGCCAGAAGCCTGGGCGTATGAAACCGCTGTTCGTTCTCCAGATGGTTGGAGATCAGCGGCTTGCCGGTCTGGAAGGCGTAGCCGGCCGGCGAATCCAGTTCGACGCTCAGCGAGGCCTGGCCCTCGACCGGCCCCGTCCAGCCGACGCCCGCGATCAGCACCAGCCGGTCGCGCGCCTCGTTATGGATCAGCACCTTGGACAGCGGCGTCTCCAGCCCGTCGGCGCAGACCGGGCAAGCGGCGTCCAGCAGGGCCTGACGATCGCGCTCGCGCAGGGCCACCTCGCCGAAGCGCGCCAGCAGCGACTGCTGCTTCAGGCGATAGCGCAGCTCGTCGGCGGTGGAGCGCGTCTCGGCCGCCGGCGCATCCTCGACTTTGGGCGCGACCGGGGCGTCCATCCGGATCTGGGTTTGGGCGGCCGTATCCGCGTGCACCTCCGCGACCAGTTCGGCGATTTCCGGGGTCAGGCCGGTGTCGGAGAGCGGACGGGTATGAGGCAAGGACGGAAATCTCGGTTCGCGCGACGGCGACATATAGGCTGACATAGCCGCTCTGAAAGGTTCGCGCAGAAATCATCGCGCGTCACCCCTTGCGTGGGGCGGCAAGGCCTTATCTGTTGTGCGCCAGCATTCGAGGAGACCTTTTCCATGACCGACTTCAGCTATGACGCATCCCGCCACCTGAAGAAGGGCCGGGGCAAGGTCTATGACTCGATCGTCGACACCATCGGCGACACGCCCATCGTGCGTCTGCCGCGTCTGTCGGCGGAGTACGATACGAAGGCGACGGTTCTGGCCAAGCTGGAGTTCTTCAACCCGATCGCCTCGGTCAAGGACCGGATCGGCGTGGCCATGGTCGAGGCGCTGCAGGAGGCGGGCAAGATCGACCAGGACACGGTGCTGATCGAGCCGACCAGCGGCAACACCGGCATCGCCCTGGCCTTCGTGGCGGCAGCCAAGGGGCTGAAGCTGACGCTGTGCATGCCCGAAAGCATGTCGATCGAGCGGCGCAAGATGCTGGCGCTGCTGGGCGCGCGGCTGGAGCTGACGCCGGCCGAAAAGGGGATGAAGGGCGCGATCGCGCGGGCGCAGGAGCTGCTGGAGACCGTGCCGAACTCCATCAGCCCGTCGCAGTTCGAGAACCTGGCCAATCCCGCCATTCACCGCGTCACGACGGCCGAGGAAATCTGGAACGACACCGCCGGGGCGGTGGACATCGTCGTCGCCGGCGTCGGCACCGGCGGCACCATCTCGGGCGTGGGCCAGGCGCTGAAGGCCAAGAAGCCGTCGGTGCAGTTCATCGCCGTTGAGCCCGAGGCCTCTCCGGTGCTGTCCGGCGGCGCGCCCGGCCCGCACAAGATCCAGGGCATCGGCGCCGGCTTCGTGCCCGCCATCTATGATCCGTCGGTGGTCGATGGGGTCGAGCAGGTGTCCAACGACGACAGTTTCGACATGGCCAGAAAGGCCGCTCGGGTCGAGGGCATCCCCGTCGGCATCAGCTCGGGCGCGGCCCTGACCGCCGCCTTCCGCATCGCCGCGCGCGAAGAGAATGCGGGCAAGACGATCGTGGTGATCATCCCGTCCTTCGCAGAACGCTACCTGTCCACGGCCCTTTTCGAGGGCTTGTAAGCGGAGCCTTTAGGCCGCTCGCGTGTTCGATAACGGACGCGCGTGCGGCTCCGCTTGGGATGAGGGGCGACGCGCGGCGGATCAACAACGCCGGAGCGTTTCATGCCTGTCGCCGCCCTTCGCCTGATCGCCGTCGCCGGGGTCTCGGCCCTGGCGCTCGCGGCCTGTTCCAACAACGACGACAAGGCGGCGGTCGATCCGTCGATGTCGCCCGAGCAACAGGCCGCGGCCGCCGCCAACACCCCCGTGACTGCCCAACCGCGTCAGATCCGCAATGTGCCGGTCGACGTGCAGGGCGTGACCGAGGTGGGCGCCACGGTGCGGGTCAAGAACGTCGATCTGGCCGAAGACGCGACCATCTTGGACGTCAGCATCTCGTTCGCCAGCGACATGACCAACAGCGTCCAGATGGCCTCCGAGGCCACCTATGTCGAACTGCCGAACGGTCAGAAGCTGCGTCTGAAGCCGCCCGAAGGCAATCCGTACATGACCATCGCCAAGGGCGACACCATGAACGGCCGGCTGGTCTTCATGGGCGCGGTGCCGGCCGGCGTGAACCAGATTTCGGTCGTGTTCAACGAAGGCTCCACCTCGGACAGCATCATCGGCCCGTTCCTGCGCATGACCATTCCGCTGACCGCCCAGGCCGCCCAGAGTCAGGCGGCCCAGACTCCGGCGAGCGGAGCGGCCGGATGACGGGACGACACGCGCCCGCCATGGCGGCGGCGCTGTTGGCCGCGGGTCTGACGCCCTGCGTCGCCTCGGCCCTGACGGTGCGGCTGATGAGCGGCAGCGCCATCGGCCTGCGCTCCACCTTCGAAAAGGATATGGCCGCGCCCCGGTCCACCTTCGCCAAGGCGGGGCCGGACAGTGCGCTGGAAAGCGTGTTCGTCTCGTCCGAGGTCGCGCCCGAACGGTTCGAGACCACCCGCAGCCTGCTGAGCGAACTGAACGCGCGGCGCACCGACGGGGTGATCGTGATCGACCTGCCGGCCGACGTTCTGTTCGACTTCGACAAGGCGACGATCCGGCCGGACGCCGAGCCGGCCCTGACGCGGGCGGCGGAACTGCTGAAAAGCTATCCGCAGGCCCAGGTCAGCATCGGCGGCCATACTGACGCCAAGGGCGACGACGCCTATAACGAAGGGCTGTCGCTGCGCCGCGCCCGGGCTGTGGCGGCGCGGCTGCAACGCGCGGCCGGACGCACTCTTGGCGCCGAGGGCTTTGGCGAGCGCAGGCCTGTAGCCCCCAACGTCAAGCCGGACGGCTCGGACGATCCCGACGGGCGCCAGAAGAACCGCCGCGTCGAGATCCGCATCACGCCGCGCGCGGGAGGCTGAGCATGGCCTTGATCCCTTGCCCCGCCTGCGGGCGTCAGGTGTCGCAGGCGGCCGTCGCCTGTCCCAACTGCGGCCATCCGATCGCGGGCGACGCAGCGCGGCCGCCGGGCACGTTCAAGGAGGCTCTGACGCGGCCCGAAGCGGTCAAGAGCGGGATCACTGTGCTGGGCGTCTTCGTCGCCGCGCCGTGGATCGCGCGCGTGCTGGCGGTGGTCGCATTCGTGATCCTGGCCATCGTGGTGGTGGTCAACAAGAGCTGATCCGGCTCACGCCCGGTTAACCGCTCGCTTCTAAGGTGGGGGGATGGGCGATCTGGCAGCCATGATCGGGGAAGAGGCGACGCCGCCGCCGCTGCGTGCGCGCCGGGCGCTGCTGAAGCGTCTCGCCGACGTCGTGTCCCTGCCCGCCAGCCGGATCAACGCCTTCGAGCGGGCGGTGACGGGCGACCTGCTGGTCGAGATGCTGCGGCTGGCCTCGCACGATGAGCGCAAGCGCGTGGCCGCGCGTCTGGCGCCGCTGGCCGAACTGCCCAACAGCGTGGCGCGCATCCTGTTGCGCGACGATCCGGACATCGCCGGCCTGCTGATCGAACAATGCGCCTCGCTGAGCGATGCGGACATCGTCGGCTGTGCGCGCGACGCCAGTTTCGAACACCGGATGCTGCTGGCGGTGCGCCGGGGCCTGTCGGAGATCGTGACCGAGACGCTGTTCTCCTTCGGCGAGATGGAGGTGATCGAGGCGGTGCTGCGCAACACGACTGCGCGCCTGTCGCAGCTGGGCATCGAGACGGTGGTGGGCCTGAGCCGCCAGTCGCCGAACCTGTGCAGCCCCCTGCTGAAGCGACCCGAGCTGAGGCCGTCAGGCGCCTATGTCATGTTCTGGTGGTGCGCGCCCGAGGATCGCCGCACCATCCTGCAACGGTTCGCCGTGTCGCGCGAAGTCATGCAGGAGGCGTCCGAGGACGTCTTCGCCATCGCCAATGACGAAAGCTGGTCCGATCCTGTCGCGCGCAAGGCGCTTCAGTTCATCGAGCGCCGCCAGCGCAATCGCGCGGCCATCCAAAAGAGCCCGTTCGACAATCTGGAACACGCCGTCATGGTCGCCGCCAGCGACGGGCTGACGCGCGAGACGGCGTCCGAGATCGCCTTCCTGGCGGGGATCAAGCCGCTGACGGGGGCCAAGCTTCTGGGTGATCCCGGCGGCGAGCCGCTGGCGATCCTGTGCAAGGCGACGGGGATGTCGCGCGTCGATCTGACCCATCTGTGGCGCTCGATGCGGCGGCCCGAGACGACGGCGGACGGCAAGATCCATCCCGACTGGGAGCGTGTGCAGATCACCTATGAAATGCTGGCCGTCGATCGCGCCCAGACGGTGCTGCGTTACTGGAACTGGTCTTTGTCCTCGGCCCTGACGCCCACGCTGTTGCGCGCCATTCGTGACGGGGAGGATGACGCCGTC
This genomic interval carries:
- a CDS encoding methyl-accepting chemotaxis protein gives rise to the protein MFARKPKSSDMQDRLIDLDGKMAAIGRSQAVIEFNLDGTIIDANQNLLATMGYSLDEIRGAHHRTFMDPAEAASPDYAAFWRELNAGQFLARKFRRLAKGGREVWLQASYNPVFGPDGRPVKVIKLAIDITADEQEAARREAERVEAESAQTLLVDALAGVLNKLSAGDLTARIDAPVKGDHVRVRDDYNAAVESLRQTMGQALRAVSGLRGGVGEISSASDDLSRRTEQQAASLEETAAALDQITATVKRSADGAKQASAAALGARAEADRSGEVVRQAIAAMDGIKRSSTQISDIIGVIDEIAFQTNLLALNAGVEAARAGEAGRGFAVVASEVRALAQRSAEAAKEIKTLITTSGQEVAQGVKLVDETGAALSAIAVKVAEMDALVSEIAASAQEQATGLSQVNTAVNQMDQVTQQNAAMVEQTTAAAMSLKSETEQLALLVERFETGEAPAQARVHDLSQAAAPVPLARERARIRAFASGGGAAAAAASNAGWEEF
- a CDS encoding DMT family transporter — encoded protein: MTSLALKTHLNSPLAARLIPYLALFAGMVTLACGTSFAKTLFPVIGAEGTSAYRVGISALLLVAVFRPWRFRLTRADLGGIALYGVVLGAMNLSFYMALRTIPLGLAIAIEFMGPLTLALIHSRKPIHFACIGLAVVGLGLLLPLKAGAGALDPVGMALAAFAGLCWALYIVFGKRLSHLHAGQSVALGMSVAALVVVPFGVAHAGAALLNPAIILAGVAVAIFSSALPYSLEMIALRSIPKRTFGVVLSAEPAVGALAGLVILHEHLTGQQWLAIAAIVAASVGAIATTRADRVEIEPA
- a CDS encoding Lrp/AsnC family transcriptional regulator → MTNFVTLDDFDHKLLMRVRRNNLEPARVTAEAVGLSESAVLRRLRRLRAEGVIAADVAVIDPARVEPRIVLHVQVEMNTQDRKVMEAFQRAMKASPEVQGCWDVTGETDYLLTVAVRSMQDYEAFGIRELVPEKGVRGFKSMIVIREVVGFDPARAVLER
- a CDS encoding sensor histidine kinase, which translates into the protein MPHTRPLSDTGLTPEIAELVAEVHADTAAQTQIRMDAPVAPKVEDAPAAETRSTADELRYRLKQQSLLARFGEVALRERDRQALLDAACPVCADGLETPLSKVLIHNEARDRLVLIAGVGWTGPVEGQASLSVELDSPAGYAFQTGKPLISNHLENEQRFHTPRLLADHGVRRAINVLIRPELDGEPWGVLEVDSPDEGQFDARDALFLDAFAAVVGAAIARQQTEQRLLAAIEHQALLTREVSHRVKNSLSLVSSLLSMQARGAASDAVRAALATAGSRIQAISEVHDQLWRGADVQTVILSDFLCQLCEAIDAGSDRHVVTCEASDAPLGADIAIPLGLIVNELVTNAIKYAYGPEGGGVAVTGRIADGRLTVTVADQGKGFDLIAARSDRSLGMRVIDSLVRQIGGTIENKTQGVGAILVVEAPAT
- the cysK gene encoding cysteine synthase A, coding for MTDFSYDASRHLKKGRGKVYDSIVDTIGDTPIVRLPRLSAEYDTKATVLAKLEFFNPIASVKDRIGVAMVEALQEAGKIDQDTVLIEPTSGNTGIALAFVAAAKGLKLTLCMPESMSIERRKMLALLGARLELTPAEKGMKGAIARAQELLETVPNSISPSQFENLANPAIHRVTTAEEIWNDTAGAVDIVVAGVGTGGTISGVGQALKAKKPSVQFIAVEPEASPVLSGGAPGPHKIQGIGAGFVPAIYDPSVVDGVEQVSNDDSFDMARKAARVEGIPVGISSGAALTAAFRIAAREENAGKTIVVIIPSFAERYLSTALFEGL
- a CDS encoding OmpA family protein, yielding MTGRHAPAMAAALLAAGLTPCVASALTVRLMSGSAIGLRSTFEKDMAAPRSTFAKAGPDSALESVFVSSEVAPERFETTRSLLSELNARRTDGVIVIDLPADVLFDFDKATIRPDAEPALTRAAELLKSYPQAQVSIGGHTDAKGDDAYNEGLSLRRARAVAARLQRAAGRTLGAEGFGERRPVAPNVKPDGSDDPDGRQKNRRVEIRITPRAGG
- a CDS encoding zinc ribbon domain-containing protein, yielding MALIPCPACGRQVSQAAVACPNCGHPIAGDAARPPGTFKEALTRPEAVKSGITVLGVFVAAPWIARVLAVVAFVILAIVVVVNKS
- a CDS encoding DUF2336 domain-containing protein, with translation MGDLAAMIGEEATPPPLRARRALLKRLADVVSLPASRINAFERAVTGDLLVEMLRLASHDERKRVAARLAPLAELPNSVARILLRDDPDIAGLLIEQCASLSDADIVGCARDASFEHRMLLAVRRGLSEIVTETLFSFGEMEVIEAVLRNTTARLSQLGIETVVGLSRQSPNLCSPLLKRPELRPSGAYVMFWWCAPEDRRTILQRFAVSREVMQEASEDVFAIANDESWSDPVARKALQFIERRQRNRAAIQKSPFDNLEHAVMVAASDGLTRETASEIAFLAGIKPLTGAKLLGDPGGEPLAILCKATGMSRVDLTHLWRSMRRPETTADGKIHPDWERVQITYEMLAVDRAQTVLRYWNWSLSSALTPTLLRAIRDGEDDAVDEYSAPERAAMMVLAEDFGR